A window from Triticum aestivum cultivar Chinese Spring chromosome 6D, IWGSC CS RefSeq v2.1, whole genome shotgun sequence encodes these proteins:
- the LOC123146424 gene encoding uncharacterized protein → MLCYQYGDRVYKYDTMERRGRQPGYNKDDFDLCKVYKKSGSGPKIGEKYGAPFEEEEEEMNDANGDAYCLSHSCAPGPSHGGVLNSAGQSVSDGGRVCLSLLSAYNDNSSSSGICPGRASCLEVNWDRIHMQQLADIVGCLSTNPVGQDGPSSDSTTYHDKEALFDDSEAIFDITDQVVASSLVSLCKQCDSCGVRLVDPWLELVAGELYLVLHPGVGVVERRMPRGPSTRFRKHP, encoded by the exons ATGCTGTGCTACCAGTATGGTGACCGCGTGTACAAGTACGACACCATGGAGCGACGTGGACGACAACCAGGCTACAACAAG GACGATTTTGATCTCTGCAAAGTCTATAAGAAAAGCGGTTCAGGACCCAAGATTGGGGAAAAGTACGGCGCTCCAtttgaggaagaggaagaggaaatgAATGATGCTAATGGGGACGCTTACTGTTTATCCCATTCTTGCGCACCTGGGCCAAGCCATGGTGGTGTGTTGAACTCTGCGGGTCAGTCCGTTAGTGATGGCGGCAGGGTTTGCTTGAGCCTTTTGTCGGCATATAACGACAATAGCTCCTCAAGTGGTATCTGTCCTGGCAGGGCTTCTTGTCTGGAAGTTAACTGGGACAGGATACATATGCAGCAGCTAGCTGATATTGTGGGTTGTCTCTCGACGAATCCTGTAGGTCAAGATGGTCCATCG TCTGATTCGACCACTTACCATGACAAGGAAGCACTGTTTGATGATAGTGAAGCTATATTTGACATAACGGACCAAGTTGTGGCTTCTTCACTGGTTAGCCTCTGCAAGCAGTGTGACTCGTGCGGCGTGCGGCTGGTTGACCCTTGGCTGGAACTGGTGGCGGGCGAACTGTACCTGGTGCTGCATccaggagttggtgttgttgaacgGCGCATGCCAAGAGGGCCCTCCACTAGATTTAGGAAACATCCATAG